One Huiozyma naganishii CBS 8797 chromosome 4, complete genome genomic region harbors:
- the LYS9 gene encoding saccharopine dehydrogenase (NADP+, L-glutamate-forming) (similar to Saccharomyces cerevisiae LYS9 (YNR050C); ancestral locus Anc_6.376) encodes MTKNVLLLGSGFVAQPVVDTLSADPNFNVTVGCRTLANAQALAKDSGSKAVSVDVTDDASLDSALSSNDLVISLIPYIFHPNVVRSAIRLKKDVVTSSYISPALRELEPEIKAAGITVMNEIGLDPGIDHLYAVKTIDEVHRVGGKIKSFLSYCGGLPAPEDSDNPLGYKFSWSSRGVLLALRNSAKYWKDGKIVEIASEDLMTSAKPYFIYPGYAFVCYPNRDSTVFKELYHIPEADTIIRGTLRYQGFPEFVKVLVDMGMLKEEESDIWKKPTPWNDALSQYLGAKSNSKADIISKIDSLTKWESDEDRERILSGLAWLGLFSNTPITPRANPLDSLCARLEELMQYEEGERDMVVLQHKFGIEWADGTTETRTSTLVDYGKLGGYSSMAATVGLPVSVATKLVLDGTIKGPGLVAPYSPEINDPIMKELKDKYGIYLKEKTVT; translated from the coding sequence TGGCCAACGCTCAGGCTTTGGCTAAGGATTCTGGTTCCAAAGCGGTCTCCGTTGACGTCACAGACGATGCGTCTCTGGACAGCGCGCTCTCTTCTAACGATTTGGTCATCTCTTTGATTCCTTACATTTTCCACCCAAACGTGGTCAGAAGTGCCATCAGATTGAAGAAAGATGTGGTCACCTCTTCTTACATCTCTCCAGCTCTGAGGGAGTTGGAACCGGAAATTAAGGCAGCCGGTATCACTGTTATGAACGAAATTGGGTTGGACCCAGGTATCGACCATTTGTACGCAGTAAAGACCATTGACGAAGTGCATCGTGTCGGTGGTAAGATCAAGTCCTTCCTGTCCTACTGTGGTGGTTTGCCAGCCCCAGAGGACTCGGACAATCCTCTCGGATACAAATTCTCCTGGTCGTCTAGAGGTGTGTTGCTAGCTTTGAGAAACTCTGCCAAGTACTGGAAGGACGGTAAAATCGTCGAGATTGCATCCGAGGATTTGATGACCTCTGCGAAACCGTACTTTATCTACCCTGGGTATGCGTTTGTCTGCTATCCAAACAGAGACTCCACCGTTTTCAAGGAACTGTATCATATTCCAGAAGCGGATACTATCATAAGAGGTACCTTGAGATACCAAGGTTTCCCAGAGTTTGTCAAAGTTCTAGTGGACATGGGTATgttgaaagaggaagaatCTGACATCTGGAAAAAACCAACCCCATGGAATGATGCGCTATCCCAATATTTGGGTGCCAAATCCAATTCAAAGGCGGACATAATCTCGAAGATTGATTCGTTAACGAAATGGGAGTCCGATGAGGACAGAGAGAGAATCCTATCAGGTTTGGCGTGGTTGGGTCTATTCTCTAACACTCCTATAACACCAAGAGCAAACCCATTGGACTCCCTTTGTGCTCGTTTAGAGGAATTGATGCAGTACGAGGAAGGAGAACGTGACATGGTCGTGTTACAGCACAAATTTGGTATCGAGTGGGCCGACGGCACCACTGAAACAAGGACATCTACACTGGTGGATTACGGTAAACTCGGTGGCTACAGTTCGATGGCTGCCACTGTTGGTCTTCCAGTATCCGTCGCTACAAAACTCGTTCTCGATGGCACTATAAAGGGTCCAGGTCTTGTCGCCCCTTACAGTCCAGAGATAAACGACCCAATCatgaaggaattgaaggatAAGTACGGCATctacttgaaggaaaagacAGTCACCTAA
- the MSO1 gene encoding Mso1p (similar to Saccharomyces cerevisiae MSO1 (YNR049C); ancestral locus Anc_6.375): MSHVGVQEHGIWNKFRASTKSLSSSFSQLSTKSERDGDTPSTTIVHKAIVKFYEQQEPFQGFPGWLGHKEDLPDEQKVLRKQTEHLAKQAKPSKLRSLRRAATDITHSHSDSPSTNNTSSNGFQFGSSGISDGRRPTAGMSFHSIYKKDDQFGLDINDSGFSSQPDSYRGSPGIPENSGANNSSPSAGSGNSIPTKPASSSDLMSARLKRRATRERF, translated from the coding sequence ATGTCGCATGTTGGTGTTCAAGAGCACGGTATTTGGAACAAATTTCGAGCTTCTACAAAATCCTTGTCGAGCTCCTTCTCCCAGCTTTCAACTAAATCGGAAAGGGATGGAGATACACCGTCCACCACGATTGTCCATAAAGCTATTGTGAAGTTTTatgaacaacaagaaccaTTCCAAGGGTTTCCAGGGTGGCTGGGACACAAAGAAGATCTACCAGATGAGCAGAAAGTGTTAAGGAAGCAAACGGAGCATTTAGCAAAGCAGGCTAAACCTTCCAAGCTACGGTCTTTGAGGAGGGCGGCCACCGATATAACACACAGTCACTCTGATAGCCCCTCAACAAATAACACGTCTAGTAATGGGTTCCAGTTCGGAAGCTCCGGTATTTCTGATGGGAGACGACCCACAGCTGGGATGTCTTTCCATTCTATCTACAAAAAAGATGACCAATTCGGCCTAGACATCAATGATTCAGGATTCAGCTCTCAACCAGATAGCTATCGCGGTAGTCCTGGTATTCCAGAGAATAGCGGTGCGAATAACTCCTCTCCCTCTGCAGGCTCTGGGAATAGTATACCAACAAAACCTGCTAGCTCATCTGATTTGATGAGCGCGAGGTTGAAGAGGAGAGCGACGAGGGAAAGATTTTGA
- the KNAG0D00200 gene encoding putative aminophospholipid translocase regulatory protein (similar to Saccharomyces cerevisiae CDC50 (YCR094W) and YNR048W; ancestral locus Anc_6.374), with the protein MKLSFRWPKPPGRHSRRPLNTDFRQQRLKAWQPDLSPQSVLPVLILIACIFAPIGVGLVISAVNVQNITIDYQTCHLEAPTNGEFKTIPAQYVDYHFKKKVTMQPKWTLVKNDQNDPENMTCRLQFQVPSEIDSSIYVYYKLTKFNQNHRKYVISFDENQLKGDALSVDDLTTHCKPLREQDNKIVYPCGLIANSMFNDTFDLRLFNQENTSASYPLSNSDISWSSDRSNFGSTKYNASQIVPPPNWAKMFPNGYNDDNIPNLHTWQEFQVWMRTAALPKFYKLALKNDDKSDILHEGIYTMDLGLNYPVLSFNGTKSFVLTNNHIIGARNVSLGVIFLIVAGICILFAVVFLTKVIIQPKVLVQHNYLEYTMEPRTRPARVRSFDKRAPPIREIL; encoded by the coding sequence ATGAAACTGTCCTTTCGGTGGCCCAAGCCGCCTGGTAGACATAGTAGGCGGCCTCTAAACACAGATTTCCGGCAGCAACGATTGAAGGCATGGCAACCGGACCTTTCTCCACAGAGTGTGTTACCTGTCCTGATATTAATTGCGTGTATTTTTGCACCTATCGGAGTGGGGCTGGTGATTAGTGCTGTAAATGTCCAGAATATAACGATTGATTACCAAACGTGCCACTTAGAGGCCCCTACAAATGGGGAGTTCAAGACTATCCCCGCTCAGTACGTGGACTAtcatttcaaaaaaaaggtgACCATGCAACCTAAGTGGACTTTGGTGAAGAATGATCAGAACGATCCCGAAAACATGACATGTCGCCTGCAGTTCCAGGTACCCAGTGAAATCGATTCATCAATTTATGTGTATTATAAGCTGACCAAATTCAATCAAAATCATAGGAAATACGTGATATCCTTTGACGAAAACCAGTTGAAGGGTGATGCACTTTCAGTGGATGATCTGACGACACATTGCAAGCCACTGAGGGAACAAGACAATAAGATTGTTTATCCATGTGGACTGATCGCAAACTCAATGTTTAATGACACATTTGACTTGCGACTGTTTAACCAAGAAAATACCTCAGCTAGCTACCCACTGAGCAACAGCGATATATCATGGTCAAGCGATAGAAGTAATTTTGGTTCGACGAAATATAACGCCTCTCAAATTGTACCACCACCGAACTGGGCCAAAATGTTTCCGAACGGATACAACGATGATAATATACCGAATTTGCATACATGGCAAGAATTTCAAGTATGGATGCGGACTGCCGCGTTGCCAAAATTCTATAAACTGGCATTAAAGAATGACGATAAAAGCGACATCCTACATGAGGGAATTTATACGATGGACCTCGGTCTGAATTACCCCGTATTATCGTTCAATGGGACGAAATCGTTTGTGCTGACCAATAATCACATTATCGGCGCAAGGAACGTCTCCTTAGGTgtcatttttttaattGTGGCAGGGATTTGTATCTTATTTGCTGTGGTTTTCCTAACCAAAGTGATAATCCAACCGAAAGTACTCGTCCAGCATAACTATTTGGAGTACACCATGGAACCAAGGACCAGGCCTGCAAGAGTAAGATCTTTTGATAAACGGGCCCCTCCCATCAGGGAAATTTTGTAA